The Pricia mediterranea genome includes a window with the following:
- the tnpC gene encoding IS66 family transposase — protein MQEALENLTREEILALLDKETGRRAKAEKENTDLRFQLAYYKRLALGQKRERFEGDKNQLGLPFEMEPQKAEEQEEVLKEKLTYERRKRTSTHKGRVALPGHLPVEEIEIYPSEDITDMVCIGKEVTDELEYEPARYYIKRYIRYKYAPKSKEGVIIGELPGRVIEKGIPGAGLLASVLVDKYEDHLPLYRQLQRFERADIPIASSTLEGWTRQSLKILDILYQHLLEDTRSKGYLQADESPIKVIDRNKKGTTHQGYYWVYHNPIDGTVLFDYQRGRSRGAADYVLADFKGYLQSDGYAAYDRIGKREGVTHLNCWAHARREFDRALDNDKERAEQALTFIQKLYAVEARAREQKLTPEQRKTLRLEKALPVINEFGKWMSRQMEHRSILPKSPIGKAFRYSMDRWDRLSAYLYDGILEIDNNLIENAIRKLALGRKNYLFAGSDDAAQRGAIMYSFFAICKKHGVNPYEWLKYTLENIMSINHRDIRNLYPQNYKKLRQEQQG, from the coding sequence ATGCAAGAAGCCTTGGAAAACCTTACTAGAGAAGAGATTTTGGCACTCCTTGACAAGGAGACCGGAAGAAGGGCGAAAGCAGAAAAAGAAAATACCGATCTCAGGTTCCAGCTCGCCTATTACAAACGCCTGGCCCTTGGCCAAAAAAGGGAACGCTTCGAAGGTGATAAAAACCAGTTGGGCCTTCCCTTTGAGATGGAGCCGCAAAAGGCGGAAGAACAAGAAGAGGTATTAAAGGAAAAACTTACCTACGAGCGCCGCAAAAGAACTTCCACCCATAAAGGACGGGTAGCCCTTCCCGGGCATCTTCCCGTAGAAGAGATCGAGATCTATCCGAGCGAAGATATTACCGATATGGTCTGTATCGGCAAAGAAGTCACCGATGAGCTGGAATACGAGCCTGCCAGATACTATATCAAACGCTACATCCGCTATAAGTATGCCCCTAAAAGTAAAGAAGGGGTAATCATAGGGGAACTGCCCGGGCGGGTGATCGAAAAAGGCATTCCCGGGGCCGGGCTCCTGGCCTCCGTTCTGGTCGATAAGTATGAGGACCACCTTCCGCTCTACCGGCAACTGCAACGCTTTGAAAGAGCGGATATCCCCATTGCATCCTCCACCCTGGAAGGCTGGACCAGGCAGAGCCTTAAAATACTGGATATTCTGTACCAACACCTTTTGGAGGATACCAGGTCAAAGGGGTATCTCCAAGCGGACGAGTCCCCGATAAAAGTAATCGACAGGAACAAAAAAGGCACCACCCATCAGGGGTACTATTGGGTGTACCATAACCCTATCGATGGGACCGTACTCTTCGATTACCAGCGTGGGCGTAGCCGTGGGGCTGCCGATTATGTGCTGGCCGATTTTAAAGGCTACCTCCAAAGTGACGGGTATGCGGCATATGACAGAATAGGCAAACGTGAGGGGGTTACCCACCTGAACTGCTGGGCGCATGCCCGAAGGGAATTCGATAGGGCCCTGGACAACGATAAAGAGCGCGCCGAACAAGCTTTGACCTTTATCCAAAAACTCTATGCCGTGGAAGCCCGTGCAAGGGAACAGAAGTTGACCCCGGAGCAGCGTAAAACCCTGCGCCTGGAAAAAGCGCTGCCCGTAATCAATGAATTCGGGAAATGGATGTCCCGGCAGATGGAGCACCGGTCGATCCTTCCCAAGAGTCCTATCGGGAAAGCCTTCCGGTATTCCATGGATCGATGGGACCGGCTCAGCGCCTATCTCTATGACGGCATTCTGGAAATCGATAACAATTTAATAGAAAATGCCATTAGAAAATTGGCACTGGGGCGTAAAAACTACCTGTTCGCAGGTTCTGATGATGCAGCCCAACGTGGTGCAATTATGTATTCCTTCTTTGCGATCTGCAAAAAACACGGGGTAAACCCATATGAATGGCTCAAGTACACCCTGGAGAACATAATGTCCATCAACCATAGGGACATCCGCAACCTGTACCCCCAGAATTACAAGAAATTACGGCAAGAACAACAGGGCTGA
- a CDS encoding group II intron maturase-specific domain-containing protein: MLGYRFTPVYKKGVKGHYQLVVSGQAWQTLKRKLRYLTKKTLPWSLAERLQRLKLIYKGWLNNFRLGNIHTKLKKLDEWLRNRLRYCIWHDWKKPERKRKNLIGLGIKQGQAYAWSRTRMGGWAVAQSPILRTTITEKRLGKRGYQSMLAYYLSVKF, translated from the coding sequence GTGTTGGGTTATAGGTTTACGCCAGTATATAAGAAAGGCGTAAAGGGTCATTATCAGTTAGTAGTAAGCGGACAGGCTTGGCAAACACTTAAACGCAAGCTCAGGTATCTTACCAAGAAAACGCTGCCATGGTCATTAGCGGAAAGGTTACAACGGCTAAAACTCATCTATAAAGGGTGGTTGAACAATTTCCGATTAGGGAATATACATACCAAACTTAAAAAGCTGGATGAATGGTTACGTAACCGACTACGATACTGCATATGGCACGATTGGAAGAAACCAGAGCGCAAACGAAAGAATCTCATAGGTCTAGGTATAAAACAGGGACAAGCATATGCTTGGAGCAGGACAAGAATGGGAGGATGGGCAGTAGCTCAAAGTCCTATACTTAGAACTACTATTACTGAAAAACGCCTAGGCAAAAGAGGTTATCAAAGTATGCTAGCGTACTACCTTAGTGTAAAGTTCTGA
- a CDS encoding helix-turn-helix domain-containing protein, with product MNIKPIRNEADYQKALERLEVIFDAKRGTREGDELEILAIVVDNYENENFPIGMPDPISAIKFRMEQMGMKQKDLVEMVGFKSRVSEIMNNKRKLTLDMIRKLSADLKIPTEVLIQEY from the coding sequence ATGAATATTAAACCTATCAGAAACGAAGCGGACTACCAAAAAGCACTTGAAAGGCTCGAGGTGATTTTTGACGCGAAAAGAGGAACGCGCGAAGGAGACGAACTGGAAATCTTGGCCATAGTCGTTGACAACTATGAAAACGAGAATTTCCCGATCGGAATGCCCGACCCAATCTCCGCAATCAAGTTCCGAATGGAACAAATGGGAATGAAACAAAAAGATCTGGTCGAAATGGTCGGATTCAAAAGTCGTGTAAGCGAAATAATGAACAATAAGCGAAAACTGACCTTGGACATGATCAGAAAACTGAGTGCCGATTTAAAGATACCAACAGAGGTACTAATTCAGGAATACTAG
- a CDS encoding type II toxin-antitoxin system VapC family toxin gives MKYLLDTNICVHYFRGQFKLADKIQEVDLRNCAISEITLAELAYGAENSSDPKKNFKLIDKFAEQVKILPIFNAINIYAQEKARLRKKGTMISDFDILIGSTSIANGLIMVTENLKDFERISKIKIENWVKR, from the coding sequence ATGAAATATCTGTTGGACACTAATATCTGCGTCCATTACTTTAGAGGACAGTTCAAACTTGCAGATAAAATACAGGAGGTGGATTTAAGGAACTGCGCCATATCCGAAATAACTCTTGCCGAACTTGCCTATGGAGCGGAAAACAGTTCCGACCCCAAAAAAAATTTCAAGCTTATCGACAAATTTGCGGAACAGGTCAAAATACTTCCGATCTTCAATGCCATAAACATTTATGCACAAGAAAAGGCCCGATTGCGGAAAAAAGGCACAATGATAAGTGATTTCGATATTTTGATCGGTTCAACTTCTATTGCGAACGGACTGATTATGGTTACGGAAAATTTGAAGGACTTCGAAAGGATTTCCAAAATCAAAATTGAAAATTGGGTCAAGCGGTAG
- a CDS encoding type II toxin-antitoxin system RelE/ParE family toxin, translating to MREKFKVEFLKEVMDFLDGLDEKARTKILFNIDKAKVKNDSSLFKKLTSDIWEFRTLFNKKQYRLFAFWNKSGKKATVVVATHGIVKKTQKTPKKEIDKAAEIMKEYFNDKNKSK from the coding sequence ATGAGAGAAAAATTTAAGGTCGAGTTCCTTAAAGAGGTAATGGACTTCCTTGACGGTCTCGATGAAAAAGCAAGAACCAAAATACTTTTCAACATAGATAAAGCAAAAGTCAAAAACGACAGTTCACTTTTTAAGAAATTGACTTCCGACATTTGGGAATTCCGTACCCTTTTCAATAAAAAACAATACCGGCTTTTCGCTTTTTGGAACAAGTCCGGTAAGAAAGCAACAGTAGTAGTGGCAACGCACGGGATTGTCAAGAAAACGCAAAAAACACCAAAGAAGGAAATTGACAAAGCTGCCGAAATAATGAAAGAATATTTTAACGATAAAAACAAGTCAAAATGA
- the ltrA gene encoding group II intron reverse transcriptase/maturase produces the protein MIAKVVAARNLSDACKKVVRNKGSAGVDGMATQELKAFMDAHRSNVVNQLISKSYIPQAIKGVEIPKPNGKTRLLGVPTVVDRWLQQAVSQQLVIHFELDFEMESYGFRPRKNLQQAVLKSQGYINDGYQDIVDIDLKSFFDEVQHYKLLQLIYNKVKCPTTLWLIRKWLRAPILKNGRLHKRRKGLPQGSPLSPLMSNIMLDQLDKHLRTRGFRFIRYADDFSIYTKSKAAARAIGNEVFLFLKEKLDLPVNRAKSGIRRPSTFKVLGYRFTPVYKKGVKGHYQLVVSGQAWQTLKRKLRYLTKKTLPWSLAERLQRLKLIYKGWLNNFRLGNIHTKLKKLDEWLRNRLRYCIWHDWKKPERKRKNLIGLGIKQGQAYAWSRTRMGGWAVAQSPILRTTITEKRLGKRGYQSMLAYYLSVKF, from the coding sequence ATGATAGCAAAAGTAGTAGCCGCTAGAAACCTGAGCGACGCCTGTAAAAAGGTAGTCCGCAACAAAGGTTCGGCAGGAGTAGATGGTATGGCCACACAAGAGTTGAAGGCATTTATGGATGCCCACCGCTCAAATGTGGTAAACCAACTTATTTCCAAAAGCTATATACCACAGGCTATCAAAGGGGTGGAGATACCCAAGCCGAACGGCAAGACCAGATTACTGGGAGTGCCCACGGTAGTGGATAGATGGCTTCAACAAGCGGTAAGCCAACAATTGGTGATTCATTTCGAACTTGATTTCGAGATGGAGAGTTACGGTTTCCGCCCAAGGAAGAACCTTCAACAGGCAGTATTGAAAAGTCAAGGGTACATCAATGATGGCTACCAAGACATAGTAGATATAGACCTAAAGAGTTTCTTCGATGAAGTACAACACTATAAACTACTTCAGCTTATTTATAACAAGGTTAAATGTCCGACCACCTTATGGCTGATCCGTAAATGGTTACGCGCGCCCATTTTAAAGAATGGACGATTGCATAAGCGCAGAAAAGGATTGCCACAAGGCAGCCCATTAAGTCCATTAATGTCCAATATCATGTTGGACCAATTGGACAAACATTTAAGAACAAGAGGGTTCAGGTTTATCCGCTATGCCGATGATTTCAGTATTTATACAAAATCAAAAGCAGCTGCACGAGCGATAGGGAACGAGGTTTTTCTTTTCCTGAAAGAGAAACTGGATCTGCCTGTCAACCGAGCAAAGAGCGGTATCCGCAGACCCTCTACATTCAAGGTGTTGGGTTATAGGTTTACGCCAGTATATAAGAAAGGCGTAAAGGGTCATTATCAGTTAGTAGTAAGCGGACAGGCTTGGCAAACACTTAAACGCAAGCTCAGGTATCTTACCAAGAAAACGCTGCCATGGTCATTAGCGGAAAGGTTACAACGGCTAAAACTCATCTATAAAGGGTGGTTGAACAATTTCCGATTAGGGAATATACATACCAAACTTAAAAAGCTGGATGAATGGTTACGTAACCGACTACGATACTGCATATGGCACGATTGGAAGAAACCAGAGCGCAAACGAAAGAATCTCATAGGTCTAGGTATAAAACAGGGACAAGCATATGCTTGGAGCAGGACAAGAATGGGAGGATGGGCAGTAGCTCAAAGTCCTATACTTAGAACTACTATTACTGAAAAACGCCTAGGCAAAAGAGGTTATCAAAGTATGCTAGCGTACTACCTTAGTGTAAAGTTCTGA
- a CDS encoding reverse transcriptase domain-containing protein, whose amino-acid sequence MIAKVVAARNLSDACKKVVRNKGSAGVDGMATQELKAFMDAHRSNVVNQLISKSYIPQAIKGVEIPKPNGKTRLLGVPTVVDRWLQQAVSQQLVIHFELDFEMESYGFRPRKNLQQAVLKSQGYINDGYQDIVDIDLKSFFDEVQHYKLLQLIYNKVKCPTTLWLIRKWLRAPILKNGRLHKRRKGLPQGSPLSPLMSNIMLDQLDKHLRTRGFRFIRYADDFSIYTKSKYPAH is encoded by the coding sequence ATGATAGCAAAAGTAGTAGCCGCTAGAAACCTGAGCGACGCCTGTAAAAAGGTAGTCCGCAACAAAGGTTCGGCAGGAGTAGATGGTATGGCCACACAAGAGTTGAAGGCATTTATGGATGCCCACCGCTCAAATGTGGTAAACCAACTTATTTCCAAAAGCTATATACCACAGGCTATCAAAGGGGTGGAGATACCCAAGCCGAACGGCAAGACCAGATTACTGGGAGTGCCCACGGTAGTGGATAGATGGCTTCAACAAGCGGTAAGCCAACAATTGGTGATTCATTTCGAACTTGATTTCGAGATGGAGAGTTACGGTTTCCGCCCAAGGAAGAACCTTCAACAGGCAGTATTGAAAAGTCAAGGGTACATCAATGATGGCTACCAAGACATAGTAGATATAGACCTAAAGAGTTTCTTCGATGAAGTACAACACTATAAACTACTTCAGCTTATTTATAACAAGGTTAAATGTCCGACCACCTTATGGCTGATCCGTAAATGGTTACGCGCGCCCATTTTAAAGAATGGACGATTGCATAAGCGCAGAAAAGGATTGCCACAAGGCAGCCCATTAAGTCCATTAATGTCCAATATCATGTTGGACCAATTGGACAAACATTTAAGAACAAGAGGGTTCAGGTTTATCCGCTATGCCGATGATTTCAGTATTTATACAAAATCAAAGTATCCAGCCCACTAA
- a CDS encoding DUF262 domain-containing protein, whose translation MTDKKLKELEENQMYEDEYNELPPSDIVAFNELRSCADLLRLYTSNQLEIQPDFQRDVVWSNPDQTRFIDSLTKQLPIPSMCISLDYKTDKRLIIDGLQRMTTIINFLSEDEWKLSALDDIDENLAGKTVHTIKTKHRELYDRVQNVSIPITVIRCDYSKPTHNEYLFTIFHRLNSGGLKLNNQEIRNCIYNGNFNTLLKQLSRKKNTQKLFGKKKRFANEEMILRFFAFSEKLNEYNGRLSKFLNDYMFDNRALDESEIATKEEFYNDTVELIVSKIFNESAVSSLGKTYLEGLLYGVSQNLENLKNKTNDELQELYQSFKDLDEYSVESLKEGLSAREKVKDRLTASKEVFSN comes from the coding sequence ATGACTGATAAAAAACTCAAAGAATTAGAAGAAAACCAGATGTATGAAGACGAATATAATGAGCTTCCGCCATCTGACATTGTTGCATTCAACGAACTACGTTCCTGCGCTGACCTTCTTAGGTTGTATACTTCTAATCAACTAGAAATTCAACCTGATTTCCAAAGAGATGTTGTGTGGTCAAATCCTGACCAAACTAGGTTTATTGATAGTCTAACCAAACAGCTACCCATACCGAGTATGTGCATAAGCTTAGACTACAAAACTGATAAGCGGTTAATAATTGATGGTCTTCAACGTATGACTACTATAATAAACTTTCTATCTGAAGATGAATGGAAATTATCTGCTCTTGATGACATAGACGAAAATTTGGCAGGAAAAACTGTACATACTATAAAAACCAAACATCGTGAACTTTATGACAGAGTTCAAAATGTCTCTATTCCAATAACAGTTATCAGGTGTGACTACTCTAAACCAACACACAACGAATATCTATTCACTATTTTTCATAGGCTTAATTCCGGTGGATTAAAGCTAAATAATCAAGAAATTAGAAATTGTATTTATAATGGAAACTTCAACACCCTTCTGAAGCAGCTTTCAAGGAAGAAGAACACACAAAAGCTTTTTGGCAAAAAGAAACGTTTCGCAAATGAAGAAATGATTTTAAGGTTTTTTGCCTTTTCCGAAAAGCTTAATGAATACAATGGCAGACTTTCCAAATTTCTTAATGATTATATGTTTGACAATAGAGCATTGGATGAGTCCGAAATAGCAACGAAAGAAGAGTTTTACAATGACACAGTTGAACTTATTGTTTCAAAAATATTCAATGAATCTGCTGTTTCATCCTTGGGTAAAACTTATTTAGAGGGCCTACTTTATGGTGTATCTCAGAACTTAGAAAACCTTAAGAATAAAACTAATGATGAGCTTCAAGAACTTTATCAATCTTTTAAAGATTTAGATGAATATAGCGTTGAAAGTCTTAAAGAAGGGTTATCGGCAAGAGAAAAGGTTAAAGATAGACTTACCGCATCTAAAGAAGTATTTAGCAATTAA
- a CDS encoding type II toxin-antitoxin system HigB family toxin gives MRIFAKRTLREFWERHGDCELQLKSWYRETEKSNWKSINELKAEYPSASILKDNRIVFNIKGNDYRLIVKFNFEYQLSWIRFIGTHAEYDKINANEI, from the coding sequence GTGAGGATTTTTGCGAAACGGACTTTAAGGGAATTTTGGGAGAGGCACGGAGATTGCGAACTGCAGTTAAAATCCTGGTATCGGGAAACGGAAAAGTCCAATTGGAAATCCATCAACGAACTAAAAGCGGAATATCCGAGTGCCAGTATTTTAAAGGACAACCGAATTGTTTTCAACATTAAGGGAAACGATTATAGGTTGATCGTGAAATTCAACTTCGAATACCAACTGTCATGGATACGGTTTATCGGAACCCACGCCGAATACGATAAAATTAACGCAAACGAAATTTGA
- a CDS encoding SLATT domain-containing protein: MNEKLRRMLLDWMRKIHQLEYAHCYQSIFWANFEKWIGIGAFVISTIVAFSYRFPQIDIPWIQDILLPFILLIVAILTGLQTFLKPSEKAENHKRIGFNYEKLRHSIELILNTQMTDEKLNREIEIIKNEWADLKSVYVSNRKFIKGKQTVKKLKKYPEELSFLDTIDP; encoded by the coding sequence ATGAACGAAAAGCTAAGAAGAATGCTATTGGATTGGATGAGAAAAATTCATCAATTGGAGTATGCCCATTGCTATCAATCAATTTTCTGGGCAAACTTTGAAAAATGGATTGGAATCGGTGCCTTTGTCATTTCAACAATAGTTGCTTTTTCATACCGCTTTCCCCAGATAGACATTCCTTGGATTCAAGACATTCTTTTACCATTTATACTTTTAATTGTAGCAATACTAACTGGTCTTCAAACATTTTTAAAGCCAAGTGAGAAAGCAGAAAATCATAAACGAATAGGTTTTAATTACGAGAAACTAAGACACAGCATCGAATTAATTTTGAATACACAAATGACAGATGAAAAATTGAATCGTGAGATTGAAATAATTAAGAATGAATGGGCAGATTTGAAGTCGGTATATGTAAGTAACCGAAAATTCATAAAGGGAAAACAAACGGTAAAGAAATTGAAAAAATATCCAGAAGAGTTAAGTTTTTTAGACACCATTGACCCATAA
- the tnpA gene encoding IS66 family insertion sequence element accessory protein TnpA encodes MSKEQEMFALIDEFENGVLSGKDFCRAKGLVPSTFYYWKKKKARIDTGSSTGFVTIGPNPLMDGNLELIYPNGIRLRLGASQFTLIGKLLRLY; translated from the coding sequence ATGAGCAAGGAACAGGAAATGTTCGCCCTGATCGATGAATTTGAGAACGGCGTCCTTAGCGGGAAGGATTTCTGTAGGGCCAAGGGCCTTGTACCCTCCACCTTTTATTACTGGAAGAAAAAGAAGGCCCGGATAGATACCGGCAGTAGCACAGGGTTTGTAACTATAGGCCCAAACCCTTTGATGGATGGAAATCTGGAACTTATATATCCAAATGGGATCCGGCTACGGCTGGGGGCCTCACAGTTCACTTTGATCGGCAAACTCCTCAGGCTTTACTGA
- a CDS encoding type II toxin-antitoxin system RelE/ParE family toxin — translation MEKVREVIQYKNYFEEFLLKQPKKVQDKIFKVIEIIETYERVPSTYLKALVGTKGLYEARIKLGSNIWRVFCFFDKGKLVILLNGFTKKTQKTPKKEIDKAVGLMNSYYEDKKK, via the coding sequence ATGGAAAAAGTCAGGGAGGTAATCCAATACAAAAATTATTTCGAGGAATTCTTGCTCAAGCAACCGAAGAAGGTCCAGGACAAAATATTCAAGGTCATCGAAATAATAGAAACTTACGAAAGAGTTCCCTCGACCTATCTAAAAGCGCTTGTTGGGACCAAAGGACTTTACGAGGCGCGAATCAAATTGGGCTCCAACATTTGGCGGGTGTTCTGCTTTTTCGACAAGGGCAAACTGGTAATCCTTTTGAACGGGTTTACCAAGAAAACGCAGAAAACACCGAAAAAAGAAATCGACAAGGCGGTCGGACTAATGAACTCATACTATGAAGACAAAAAAAAATAA
- the tnpB gene encoding IS66 family insertion sequence element accessory protein TnpB (TnpB, as the term is used for proteins encoded by IS66 family insertion elements, is considered an accessory protein, since TnpC, encoded by a neighboring gene, is a DDE family transposase.), which produces MFALSSFHTYHFYPRPCDMRKSFNGLSGLVNNELGREPTSGDVFIFLNRNRTHLKLLHWEAGGFVLYYKRLEQGSFTPPVLKGNNPGMTWSELVLMVEGLQVKKAHQKLRYPR; this is translated from the coding sequence ATGTTTGCCTTAAGTTCGTTCCATACGTACCACTTTTATCCCAGGCCCTGTGATATGCGAAAATCGTTCAATGGCCTAAGCGGGCTTGTCAACAATGAGCTGGGCAGGGAACCTACCAGTGGCGATGTGTTCATTTTTTTAAACCGTAACCGTACCCATCTTAAATTATTGCACTGGGAGGCCGGTGGATTCGTATTGTACTATAAACGCCTGGAACAGGGCAGTTTTACCCCTCCTGTCCTTAAAGGCAACAATCCCGGTATGACCTGGTCGGAACTGGTGCTTATGGTAGAAGGGCTGCAGGTAAAAAAGGCCCATCAAAAACTGAGGTACCCACGGTGA
- a CDS encoding helix-turn-helix domain-containing protein gives MDTKSWKDIKDTVYGKKGTERRDGLERDFESFKIGLLLRKAREEKNLTQEQLGELVDKKRTYISRVENNGSNLTLKTLYDIVEKGLGGKVKISIEV, from the coding sequence ATGGACACCAAAAGCTGGAAGGACATCAAGGACACCGTTTACGGAAAAAAGGGAACGGAACGCAGGGACGGACTGGAAAGGGATTTCGAGTCCTTCAAGATCGGACTGCTTCTACGCAAGGCACGCGAAGAAAAGAACCTAACTCAGGAGCAACTGGGGGAACTGGTGGACAAAAAACGGACCTACATCTCGCGGGTCGAGAACAACGGGAGCAATCTGACCTTAAAAACATTGTACGATATCGTCGAGAAAGGACTGGGCGGAAAGGTGAAGATCTCGATCGAGGTGTAA
- a CDS encoding helix-turn-helix domain-containing protein yields MKTYTFDEVKDKYIGKKGTSERDAYENELRLDLIGDAIRQARKERNLTQSQLGELVGVKKAQISKIENNLTDARFETILKVFRALNAKINFNVELMNQNVNLA; encoded by the coding sequence ATGAAAACATACACCTTCGACGAAGTCAAGGACAAATACATCGGTAAGAAAGGAACCTCCGAACGTGATGCCTATGAAAACGAACTACGATTGGACCTGATCGGAGATGCAATCAGACAAGCCCGAAAGGAACGGAATTTGACACAATCACAACTTGGAGAACTTGTAGGGGTCAAAAAAGCACAGATATCAAAAATCGAGAATAATCTGACCGATGCCAGGTTTGAAACAATCCTCAAGGTATTTAGAGCCTTAAACGCAAAAATCAATTTCAATGTGGAATTGATGAATCAAAATGTCAATTTGGCCTGA
- a CDS encoding NUDIX hydrolase, which produces MIKINDSDKENSWLKWAIELQFISQAGITYSKDPFDLERFERIREISAEIMSLKSGWNLEKVKEVFCNETGFQTPKLDTRAAIFRNNKILLVKEKNGTWSLPGGWVDVNESIKSNTIKEVKEESGFTVNPLNIIAVQDRNKHNEPLYAYGVCKIFIKCDILEDNVEFIPNIETTERNFFTVDNLPLLATEKNTEEQIRLCFKANSSENWKTTFD; this is translated from the coding sequence ATGATTAAGATTAATGATTCTGACAAAGAAAATTCTTGGCTAAAATGGGCTATTGAGCTTCAATTTATTTCACAAGCTGGAATTACCTATTCAAAAGACCCATTTGATTTGGAAAGATTTGAAAGAATTAGAGAAATTTCAGCGGAGATAATGAGTTTAAAATCTGGATGGAATTTGGAAAAAGTAAAAGAAGTGTTTTGTAATGAAACAGGCTTCCAGACACCTAAACTTGATACGAGAGCTGCAATTTTTCGGAATAATAAAATTTTGCTTGTAAAAGAAAAAAATGGAACGTGGTCCTTACCAGGAGGTTGGGTTGATGTCAATGAATCAATAAAATCAAATACGATAAAAGAAGTAAAAGAAGAATCTGGATTTACTGTAAATCCTTTAAATATAATTGCAGTTCAAGATAGAAATAAACACAATGAACCCTTATATGCATATGGTGTTTGTAAAATTTTCATCAAATGCGATATTTTGGAAGACAATGTAGAATTTATTCCAAATATTGAAACAACTGAACGGAATTTCTTCACTGTAGATAATTTACCTTTACTCGCAACTGAAAAAAATACCGAAGAACAAATAAGGTTATGCTTTAAAGCAAATTCTTCAGAAAATTGGAAAACGACATTTGATTAA